A single window of Streptomyces griseoviridis DNA harbors:
- a CDS encoding WhiB family transcriptional regulator, producing MQLETHAPSVPPSDTISPPGSTEDPTLTPLTALTALDDAIENLGVPVPCRSYDPEVFFAESPADVEYAKSLCRTCPLVEACLAGAKERREPWGVWGGELFVQGVVVARKRPRGRPRKNPVTA from the coding sequence GTGCAACTCGAGACGCACGCCCCGTCCGTACCGCCTTCCGACACGATCTCCCCGCCCGGTTCCACGGAGGACCCCACCTTGACCCCGCTCACGGCGCTCACCGCGCTCGACGACGCCATCGAGAACCTCGGCGTGCCCGTCCCCTGCCGTTCCTACGACCCGGAGGTCTTCTTCGCCGAGTCGCCGGCCGATGTCGAGTACGCCAAGTCCCTCTGCCGTACCTGCCCGCTGGTCGAGGCCTGCCTCGCCGGGGCCAAGGAGCGGCGTGAGCCGTGGGGCGTCTGGGGTGGCGAGCTGTTCGTCCAGGGCGTCGTCGTCGCCCGGAAGCGGCCGCGTGGCCGCCCGCGCAAGAACCCGGTCACGGCATGA
- a CDS encoding ABC1 kinase family protein, translating to MSDLPRKAVTRTAKLAALPLGFAGRATWGLGKRIVGESAEIVGRELQQRTAEQLFKVLGELKGGAMKFGQALSVFESALPEEVAGPYRAALTKLQEAAPPMPTRTVHAVLEERLGEDWQQLFLEFEEKPSAAASIGQVHRGVWHDGREVAVKVQYPGAGEALLSDLTQLSRFARLLGPLIPGMDIKPLITELRDRVSEELDYSLEAAAQQAHAEEFAGDPDVLVPEVVHQCEQVLITEWIDGIPLSEIIADGTQEQRDRAGQLLARFLFSGPARTGLLHADPHPGNFRLLPGGPDGDGDGDWRLGVLDFGTVDRLPEGLPASIGESLRMTLDGDAEAVYDHLRAEGFVRESIELDPVAVLDYLLPIIEPARVDAFTFTRGWMRGQAASIADPRSPAHQLGRQLNLPPSYLLIHRVTLSTIGVLCQLGATVRLRDELEAWLPGYVPEEDPMDGTHGTDGMDGMDGTDGTDGGEQAAAGA from the coding sequence ATGTCTGATCTTCCCCGCAAGGCGGTCACCCGGACCGCCAAGCTCGCCGCGCTCCCGCTCGGCTTCGCCGGGCGGGCGACCTGGGGACTGGGCAAGCGGATCGTCGGCGAGTCAGCGGAGATCGTCGGCCGTGAGCTGCAACAGCGCACGGCGGAGCAGTTGTTCAAGGTGCTCGGCGAGCTCAAGGGCGGTGCCATGAAGTTCGGCCAGGCCCTGTCCGTGTTCGAGTCGGCGCTGCCCGAGGAGGTCGCGGGCCCCTACCGGGCGGCCCTGACGAAGCTCCAGGAGGCGGCCCCTCCGATGCCGACGCGCACCGTGCACGCGGTGCTCGAGGAGCGGCTCGGCGAGGACTGGCAGCAGCTGTTCCTGGAGTTCGAGGAGAAGCCGTCGGCGGCGGCCTCGATCGGCCAGGTCCACCGCGGGGTGTGGCACGACGGCCGTGAGGTGGCGGTCAAGGTGCAGTACCCGGGGGCGGGCGAGGCCCTGCTGTCGGACCTGACCCAGCTCAGCCGCTTCGCCCGGCTGCTCGGGCCGCTCATCCCCGGCATGGACATCAAGCCCCTGATCACCGAGTTGCGGGACCGGGTCTCCGAGGAGCTGGACTACAGCCTGGAGGCGGCGGCCCAGCAGGCGCACGCCGAGGAGTTCGCGGGCGATCCCGATGTCCTGGTGCCCGAGGTGGTCCACCAGTGCGAGCAGGTGCTGATCACCGAGTGGATCGACGGCATCCCGCTGTCGGAGATCATCGCGGACGGCACCCAGGAGCAGCGCGACCGGGCCGGACAGCTCCTGGCCCGTTTCCTCTTCTCCGGCCCGGCCCGCACCGGCCTGCTGCACGCCGACCCGCACCCCGGCAACTTCCGGCTGCTGCCGGGCGGCCCGGACGGGGACGGGGACGGCGACTGGCGGCTCGGCGTCCTCGACTTCGGCACGGTCGACCGGCTGCCGGAGGGGCTGCCCGCCTCGATCGGCGAGTCCCTGCGGATGACGCTGGACGGCGACGCGGAGGCGGTCTACGACCACCTCCGCGCGGAGGGCTTCGTCAGGGAGTCGATAGAGCTCGACCCCGTCGCGGTCCTCGACTATCTGCTGCCGATCATCGAACCGGCACGGGTGGACGCGTTCACCTTCACCCGGGGCTGGATGCGCGGTCAGGCGGCCAGCATCGCCGATCCCCGCTCCCCCGCCCACCAGTTGGGGCGGCAGCTGAACCTCCCGCCCTCCTACCTCCTCATCCACCGGGTCACCCTCAGCACCATCGGTGTGCTGTGCCAGTTGGGGGCGACGGTCAGACTGCGCGACGAACTGGAGGCGTGGCTGCCGGGCTACGTACCGGAGGAGGACCCGATGGACGGCACGCACGGAACAGACGGGATGGACGGCATGGACGGAACAGACGGGACGGACGGAGGGGAGCAGGCCGCGGCGGGGGCCTGA
- a CDS encoding ThiF family adenylyltransferase, producing MVPQMKTALRRGWRDLNTVQFGMAPAHALTLGPVDTATGSFLDLLNGTRGLPLLREEGRRMDLPDGHVDRLVTRLARAGLLDDARGGGPAADELRARKAVLDRLRPDLASLSLLATEPGEAIGRLAARRSLRVQVRGAGRVGALVASLLAAAGVGAVDVCDSGRVEPGDVAPGGLPAESVGERRADSARRAARCHAPDRPPRSGPRSARTATAAAPAPSTVPDASPGTGSTALSLVILTPRDDVAVHAPDPATAAALLASGTPHLYAGVVEATGVVGPLVLPGDTGCAGCLQETRTDRDPTWPRLIAQWRSGAPRPARACDLALATTVAGLTAAHALTFLDGRVPTSAGARWETSLPALHWHARPVTAHPACRCGAAVRTEDGHTSDEEERRATMAVQGPSKESSRTADAARPAGTWRAHV from the coding sequence ATGGTTCCGCAGATGAAGACCGCGCTCAGGCGCGGCTGGCGCGACCTCAACACCGTGCAGTTCGGGATGGCCCCGGCGCACGCGCTGACCCTGGGCCCGGTGGACACGGCCACGGGCAGCTTCCTCGACCTGCTCAACGGCACCCGGGGGCTGCCGCTGCTGCGCGAGGAGGGCCGCCGGATGGACCTCCCGGACGGCCATGTCGACCGGCTGGTGACCCGGCTGGCCAGAGCGGGTCTGCTCGACGACGCCCGGGGCGGCGGCCCGGCAGCCGATGAACTGCGCGCCAGGAAGGCGGTCCTCGACCGGCTGCGCCCCGACCTCGCCTCCCTGTCGCTGCTCGCCACCGAGCCGGGCGAGGCGATCGGACGGCTGGCGGCCCGCCGCTCGCTGCGCGTGCAGGTGCGCGGCGCCGGCCGGGTGGGCGCGCTCGTCGCCTCCCTGCTGGCGGCGGCCGGCGTCGGCGCGGTCGATGTGTGCGACAGCGGCCGGGTCGAGCCGGGGGACGTGGCTCCCGGTGGCCTGCCCGCGGAGTCGGTGGGCGAGCGCAGGGCCGACTCCGCCCGCCGCGCGGCCCGCTGCCACGCCCCCGACCGGCCACCGCGGAGCGGCCCGAGGAGCGCGCGGACGGCCACCGCCGCCGCTCCCGCCCCCTCCACTGTCCCGGATGCCTCCCCCGGGACCGGGAGCACAGCTCTGTCCCTGGTGATCCTGACCCCGCGCGACGACGTCGCCGTCCACGCGCCCGACCCCGCCACCGCCGCCGCGCTGCTCGCCTCGGGCACCCCGCATCTGTACGCGGGCGTGGTGGAGGCGACCGGCGTGGTCGGCCCGCTGGTGCTGCCGGGCGACACCGGCTGCGCGGGCTGCCTCCAGGAGACGCGCACCGACCGGGACCCGACCTGGCCGCGGCTGATCGCGCAGTGGCGCTCGGGTGCGCCGCGTCCGGCACGGGCCTGCGATCTGGCGCTGGCCACGACCGTCGCCGGGCTGACCGCCGCGCACGCGCTCACGTTCCTGGACGGCCGGGTGCCGACCAGCGCCGGCGCCCGCTGGGAGACCTCGCTGCCCGCGCTGCACTGGCACGCGCGACCGGTCACGGCGCATCCGGCCTGCCGGTGCGGGGCCGCGGTGAGAACCGAGGACGGGCACACCTCCGATGAGGAGGAGCGGCGCGCGACAATGGCGGTGCAAGGGCCGTCGAAGGAGTCAAGCCGCACGGCGGACGCGGCGCGGCCGGCTGGGACTTGGAGGGCGCATGTCTGA
- a CDS encoding M48 metallopeptidase family protein, protein MSADPLHRAGAPQRSTKSQPPSGASAIEVRRSDRRRRTVSAYRDGDRTVVLIPARMSEAEEQRWVSVMLDKLAAQESKRVLGDDELAERAGRLSEQYFQGRARPASVRWVTNQNTRWGSCTPSEGSIRLSHRLQGMPEYVVDYVLLHELAHLLVPGHGPRFWRLLDGYPRTERARGYLEGVVAADRLPHAPGARDE, encoded by the coding sequence GTGTCCGCCGACCCACTGCACCGCGCCGGAGCACCACAGCGCAGTACCAAGAGCCAGCCGCCGAGCGGGGCCAGCGCGATCGAGGTGCGCAGGAGCGACCGTCGACGCCGGACGGTCTCCGCGTACCGCGACGGCGATCGCACCGTCGTGCTCATCCCCGCCCGGATGTCCGAGGCGGAGGAGCAGCGCTGGGTGAGCGTCATGCTCGACAAACTCGCCGCGCAGGAGAGCAAACGGGTCCTCGGCGACGACGAGCTGGCGGAGCGCGCTGGGCGGCTGTCCGAGCAGTACTTCCAGGGCCGTGCCAGGCCCGCCTCGGTGCGCTGGGTCACCAACCAGAACACCCGCTGGGGCTCCTGCACCCCCTCCGAGGGCAGCATCCGCCTGTCGCACCGCCTCCAGGGCATGCCCGAGTACGTCGTCGACTACGTGCTGCTGCACGAACTCGCCCATCTGCTGGTGCCCGGCCACGGCCCCCGGTTCTGGCGGCTGCTGGACGGATACCCGCGCACCGAGCGGGCGCGCGGGTATCTGGAGGGGGTCGTCGCCGCCGACCGGCTGCCGCACGCGCCGGGCGCTCGCGACGAGTGA
- a CDS encoding TerD family protein — translation MARQFQRGHKARISDLTAGTDLYVGVQISGPGLTFDISCFGLDADERLSDDAYFVFFNQPKSPEESIQLLGAQAGDTESFRITLDRVPARIRKLSFTATLDGAGQMSQIGPGYLRIVAGGEEVARYAFDGSEFSTERAVMLGDFYLKDVWRFAAVGQGFDGGLDALLKNFGGEVLEEETPQVPQQAQQPQTGAVPGFAPPAFAPPSAPAPAPAQAPAPAPAPQGYAPPPPGPTPPPLADVHAAPTIIAPLTGPGGAPVPPPGPAPAPYGQHQAPSAPLPPGYGQTQPPGAPPAPGPPPGYGQQGPPPGYGQQPPFGQMQVPGQQAPQFGGAPYGATPTQYGVPQGAPQGGSGVSAALQKYKETPTGQRWTQQNKKLVRVDLGIGGQPVLARQGSMVLYQGKVDFSYKGAGFAGRVVGNATGQEMQLMRCTGQGQVFLADSATYLHPVELQGDAICVSSENVLAFDESLQYEVRRIEGHGIPGGALFTMQFQGTGTIIVQTHGTPVVLPVTPTTFADCNAVVAWSAASQVIVSSQVRMRRNAYAGDTGESVNLQFRGAPGNFIVVQPYEV, via the coding sequence ATGGCCAGGCAATTCCAACGCGGCCACAAGGCCAGGATCAGTGATCTCACCGCGGGCACCGATCTGTACGTAGGCGTGCAGATCAGCGGTCCGGGGCTGACCTTCGACATCAGCTGCTTCGGGCTCGACGCCGACGAACGGCTCTCCGACGACGCCTACTTCGTCTTCTTCAACCAGCCGAAGTCCCCCGAGGAGTCCATCCAGCTGCTGGGCGCGCAGGCGGGCGACACGGAGTCCTTCCGGATCACGCTCGACCGCGTCCCCGCGCGGATCCGGAAACTGTCGTTCACGGCGACCCTCGACGGCGCCGGGCAGATGTCGCAGATCGGCCCCGGGTACCTCAGGATCGTCGCCGGCGGCGAGGAGGTGGCCAGGTACGCGTTCGACGGCTCGGAGTTCTCCACCGAGCGCGCCGTGATGCTGGGCGACTTCTACCTGAAGGACGTGTGGCGGTTCGCGGCCGTCGGACAGGGCTTCGACGGCGGCCTCGACGCGCTGCTGAAGAACTTCGGCGGCGAGGTGCTGGAGGAGGAGACTCCCCAGGTGCCGCAGCAGGCGCAGCAGCCGCAGACCGGCGCGGTCCCGGGCTTCGCCCCGCCCGCCTTCGCGCCCCCGTCGGCTCCCGCGCCTGCCCCCGCCCAGGCACCCGCGCCTGCCCCCGCCCCGCAGGGATACGCCCCGCCGCCCCCGGGACCCACCCCGCCCCCGCTGGCCGACGTGCACGCCGCGCCGACGATCATCGCGCCCCTGACCGGGCCGGGCGGCGCCCCCGTACCGCCCCCGGGCCCCGCGCCCGCGCCCTACGGACAGCACCAGGCGCCGAGCGCCCCCCTGCCGCCCGGCTACGGCCAGACCCAGCCGCCGGGCGCCCCGCCCGCCCCGGGTCCGCCGCCCGGCTACGGCCAGCAGGGCCCACCGCCCGGCTACGGACAGCAGCCGCCCTTCGGGCAGATGCAGGTACCGGGACAGCAGGCCCCCCAGTTCGGGGGCGCCCCCTACGGGGCCACGCCCACCCAGTACGGGGTGCCGCAGGGCGCTCCCCAGGGCGGCTCCGGGGTCTCCGCCGCGCTCCAGAAGTACAAGGAGACGCCGACCGGACAGCGCTGGACGCAGCAGAACAAGAAGCTCGTCCGCGTCGACCTCGGCATCGGCGGCCAGCCCGTGCTGGCCCGGCAGGGCAGCATGGTGCTCTACCAGGGCAAGGTCGACTTCAGCTACAAGGGCGCCGGTTTCGCCGGCCGCGTCGTCGGCAACGCCACCGGCCAGGAGATGCAGCTGATGCGCTGCACCGGGCAGGGCCAGGTGTTCCTCGCCGACTCCGCCACCTATCTGCACCCGGTCGAGCTCCAGGGCGACGCGATCTGCGTCTCCTCGGAGAACGTCCTCGCCTTCGACGAGAGCCTCCAGTACGAGGTGCGCCGCATCGAGGGCCACGGCATCCCCGGGGGCGCGCTGTTCACGATGCAGTTCCAGGGCACCGGCACGATCATCGTGCAGACCCACGGCACGCCCGTCGTCCTGCCGGTCACGCCCACCACGTTCGCCGACTGCAACGCGGTCGTCGCCTGGTCGGCCGCCTCCCAGGTGATCGTCTCCAGCCAGGTGCGGATGCGCCGCAACGCCTACGCGGGCGACACCGGGGAGAGCGTCAACCTCCAGTTCCGGGGCGCTCCCGGCAACTTCATCGTCGTCCAGCCGTACGAGGTCTGA
- a CDS encoding AIM24 family protein, giving the protein MNQPLAGYAPAPVTARMENHGNHMLKVALQSGSDLLARVGSMVAYEGFIQYEPNPPAVRQIARDWATGEGAPLMKCSGDGLLYLADYGADVVVIHLDGDGISVNATNLLAFDAQLTWGVERVKGLAKFAGQGLWNTRISGQGWVALTSRGTPVVVDCGGGEDETYVDPDALVAWSPNLKVKGKRSFKAQSLIGRGSGEAYQMAFSGQGIVVVQPSEDSTDRLRVRG; this is encoded by the coding sequence ATGAACCAGCCGCTCGCGGGCTACGCGCCCGCACCCGTCACCGCCCGTATGGAGAACCACGGCAACCACATGCTGAAGGTCGCCCTCCAGAGCGGGAGCGACCTCCTCGCGCGCGTGGGCTCGATGGTCGCCTACGAAGGCTTCATCCAGTACGAGCCCAACCCGCCCGCCGTGCGCCAGATCGCCCGCGACTGGGCCACGGGCGAGGGCGCTCCCCTGATGAAGTGCTCGGGCGACGGACTGCTCTACCTCGCCGACTACGGCGCCGACGTCGTCGTCATCCACCTCGACGGCGACGGCATCTCCGTCAACGCCACCAACCTGCTCGCCTTCGACGCCCAGCTGACGTGGGGGGTCGAGCGGGTCAAGGGGCTCGCGAAGTTCGCCGGCCAGGGCCTGTGGAACACCAGGATCTCCGGCCAGGGCTGGGTCGCGCTGACCTCCCGCGGCACCCCCGTCGTCGTCGACTGCGGGGGCGGCGAGGACGAGACGTACGTCGACCCGGACGCGCTCGTCGCCTGGTCGCCGAACCTGAAGGTGAAGGGGAAGCGCAGCTTCAAGGCGCAGTCGCTGATCGGCCGCGGCAGCGGTGAGGCCTACCAGATGGCCTTCTCCGGTCAGGGGATCGTCGTCGTCCAGCCCAGCGAGGACAGCACCGACCGCCTTCGGGTGCGGGGCTGA
- a CDS encoding AIM24 family protein, which yields MQSSLFAYNDLQSQDRWSLQNQQMLRVTLEGHDDLLARKGSMVAYQGLVEFDAEFQSNQQGRARAYTGEGLDLMRCHGQGTVYLANLAQHVHVMDVEQEGLTVDSAYVLAMDSTLHHEVIAVDSLYGISGSGKYQLNITGHGRVALMTSGAPLLMQVTPDKYVNCDADAIVAWSTGLRVQMQAQTHSSGVWRRRGNTGEGWELSFMGSGYALVQPSELLPPQNAQIGGGIAAQFGMGQQGAHGQNQGNVWS from the coding sequence ATGCAGAGCTCGCTTTTCGCCTACAACGACCTCCAGAGCCAGGACCGCTGGAGTCTGCAGAACCAGCAGATGCTGCGCGTCACCCTGGAGGGCCACGACGACCTTCTCGCCCGCAAGGGCTCGATGGTCGCCTACCAGGGGCTCGTCGAGTTCGACGCCGAGTTCCAGAGCAACCAGCAGGGACGCGCGCGTGCGTACACCGGCGAGGGGCTCGACCTGATGCGCTGCCACGGGCAGGGCACGGTCTACCTCGCCAACCTCGCCCAGCACGTCCATGTGATGGACGTGGAGCAGGAGGGGCTGACCGTCGACAGCGCCTATGTGCTGGCGATGGACTCCACGCTGCACCACGAGGTCATCGCCGTCGACAGCCTCTACGGCATCTCCGGTTCGGGGAAGTACCAGCTCAACATCACGGGACACGGCCGGGTCGCCCTCATGACGTCGGGTGCGCCGCTGCTCATGCAGGTGACGCCCGACAAGTACGTCAACTGCGACGCCGACGCGATCGTCGCCTGGTCGACCGGGCTGCGGGTGCAGATGCAGGCCCAGACGCACTCCTCCGGGGTGTGGCGGCGCCGGGGCAACACCGGTGAGGGCTGGGAGCTGAGCTTCATGGGCAGCGGCTACGCGCTCGTCCAGCCCAGCGAGCTGCTGCCGCCGCAGAACGCCCAGATCGGCGGCGGGATCGCCGCGCAGTTCGGCATGGGGCAGCAGGGCGCCCACGGACAGAACCAGGGCAACGTCTGGAGCTGA
- a CDS encoding NUDIX hydrolase: MSLHDDAILVLKGYGSRTQGPDQADRTGGDERDRSAQEALRQTYLDHLSAHPDAMWKACEAGHLTASALVIDPARGRVLLTLHRKLRMWLQMGGHCEPQDPSVAAAALREATEESGVAGLTLLPGGPVRLDRHAIPAPCHWHLDVQYAVLAPPGAVEAISDESLDLRWFRYDEVAGVADASVVNLLEAARARL; encoded by the coding sequence GTGAGCCTGCACGACGACGCGATCCTCGTCCTGAAGGGGTACGGGAGCCGGACGCAGGGGCCTGACCAGGCCGATCGGACCGGCGGGGACGAGCGGGACCGATCAGCCCAGGAGGCGCTGCGGCAGACCTACCTCGACCATCTGTCGGCGCACCCCGACGCCATGTGGAAGGCGTGCGAGGCCGGACACCTCACGGCCAGCGCCCTGGTGATCGACCCGGCGCGGGGGCGGGTCCTGCTCACCCTGCACAGGAAGCTGCGGATGTGGCTCCAGATGGGCGGCCACTGCGAGCCGCAGGACCCGTCCGTGGCGGCGGCGGCGCTGCGCGAGGCCACCGAGGAGTCGGGGGTCGCGGGGCTGACGCTGCTGCCGGGCGGCCCGGTGCGGCTCGACCGGCACGCGATCCCGGCGCCGTGCCACTGGCACCTGGACGTCCAGTACGCCGTCCTCGCGCCGCCCGGCGCGGTCGAGGCGATCAGCGACGAGTCACTCGATCTGCGCTGGTTCCGCTACGACGAGGTGGCCGGGGTGGCGGACGCCTCGGTGGTGAACCTGCTGGAGGCGGCGCGCGCCCGCCTCTGA
- a CDS encoding zinc-dependent metalloprotease yields the protein MSDTPFGFGLPPEEPEDGDEGKKKDQQGGGGQGPANPFGFGPAGAGGGDNPLAAMFGSLNPTDLGAAFQQLGQMLSYEGGPVNWDMAKQIARQTVAQGTSDGTKDASVGPAERTAVEEAVRLADLWLDDATSLPSGAGSAVAWSRAEWVEATLPAWQELVDPVAERVGAAMGDVLPEEMQAMAGPLIGMMRSMGGAMFGTQIGQAVGVLAGEVVGSTDIGLPLTPAGKAALLPVNVEAFGKDLGVPKEEVRLYLALREAAHQRLFAHVPWLRSHLFGAVDGYARGIKVDTAKLEDVVGQFDPQNPEQLQDALQQGMFQPEDTPQQKAALARLETALALVEGWVDAVVHAAAKPRLSSADALRETLRRRRASGGPAEQTFATLIGLELRPRRLRDASRLWASLTDARGVDGRDNLWAHPDMLPTASDLDDPDGFVHREQLDFSELDKMLGEAADRPDLRKKDAAEGDDPTDGTPRDGKGDSKGDSKGDDGE from the coding sequence GTGAGTGACACCCCATTCGGATTCGGCCTTCCGCCGGAGGAGCCGGAAGACGGCGACGAGGGCAAGAAGAAGGACCAGCAGGGCGGTGGTGGTCAGGGACCGGCCAATCCGTTCGGATTCGGGCCGGCCGGCGCCGGGGGCGGCGACAACCCGCTCGCCGCGATGTTCGGCTCCCTGAACCCCACCGACCTGGGCGCCGCGTTCCAGCAGCTGGGCCAGATGCTCTCCTACGAGGGCGGCCCGGTGAACTGGGACATGGCCAAGCAGATCGCCCGCCAGACGGTCGCGCAGGGCACGTCGGACGGCACCAAGGACGCGAGCGTCGGCCCCGCCGAGCGCACCGCCGTCGAGGAGGCCGTGCGCCTGGCCGACCTCTGGCTCGACGACGCGACGTCCCTGCCGTCGGGCGCGGGCTCCGCGGTGGCCTGGTCGCGCGCGGAGTGGGTCGAGGCGACCCTCCCGGCCTGGCAGGAGCTGGTCGACCCGGTCGCCGAGCGGGTCGGCGCGGCGATGGGCGATGTCCTGCCGGAGGAGATGCAGGCCATGGCGGGCCCGCTGATCGGCATGATGCGCTCCATGGGCGGCGCCATGTTCGGCACCCAGATCGGGCAGGCCGTCGGCGTGCTCGCGGGCGAGGTCGTCGGCTCCACCGACATCGGCCTGCCGCTCACCCCGGCCGGGAAGGCCGCGCTGCTGCCGGTGAACGTCGAGGCGTTCGGCAAGGACCTGGGCGTGCCCAAGGAGGAGGTGCGGCTGTACCTCGCCCTGCGCGAGGCGGCCCACCAGCGTCTCTTCGCGCATGTGCCGTGGCTGCGCTCGCACCTGTTCGGCGCGGTCGACGGCTACGCGCGCGGCATCAAGGTCGACACCGCCAAGCTGGAGGACGTGGTCGGCCAGTTCGACCCGCAGAACCCGGAGCAGCTCCAGGACGCCCTTCAGCAGGGCATGTTCCAGCCGGAGGACACCCCGCAGCAGAAGGCGGCCCTGGCCCGTCTGGAGACGGCGCTCGCGCTCGTCGAGGGCTGGGTGGACGCGGTGGTGCACGCGGCGGCGAAGCCGCGTCTGTCGTCCGCCGACGCGCTGCGCGAGACCCTGCGCAGGCGCCGGGCGAGCGGCGGCCCCGCGGAGCAGACGTTCGCGACGCTGATCGGCCTCGAACTGCGTCCGCGCCGGCTGCGGGACGCCTCCCGGCTCTGGGCGTCGCTCACGGACGCGCGCGGGGTCGACGGCCGGGACAACCTGTGGGCCCACCCGGACATGCTGCCGACCGCCTCCGACCTCGACGACCCGGACGGCTTCGTCCACCGCGAGCAGCTGGACTTCTCCGAGCTGGACAAGATGCTCGGCGAGGCGGCGGACAGGCCCGACCTGCGCAAGAAGGACGCTGCCGAGGGCGACGACCCCACCGACGGCACCCCCCGCGACGGCAAGGGCGACAGCAAGGGCGACAGCAAGGGCGACGACGGCGAGTGA
- a CDS encoding SDR family oxidoreductase, with protein MSSPDPQVRAARNESTRPASRGPVVAVTGAASGVGALLTERLAASDEVKQVIAIDERRGDCAAAQWHILDVRDPAIAEKLRGADVVVHLALDLDLETDSAARTAYNVRGTQTVLTAAAAAGVHRVVLCTSAMVYGALPDNELPLSEDAELRATAEATGVGDLLEIERLARRAPRAHPGLNVTVVRPAVLVGGTDTALTRYFESPRLLVVAGSRPAWQFCHVEDLCGALEYAVLEKVDGELAVGCEGWLEQEQVEELSGIRRMELPSAVALGAAARLHRIGLTPSPAGDLAYTMYPWVISGSRLHDAGWRPRWTNEEVLAELLAEVSGRHTVVGRRLGRKDATAAGAAGATVALLGAAAVVRRARKARRRI; from the coding sequence GTGAGTTCCCCAGATCCTCAGGTTCGCGCAGCGCGAAACGAGTCAACCCGTCCCGCCTCGCGCGGGCCCGTCGTCGCGGTCACGGGCGCCGCGTCCGGAGTCGGAGCACTGCTCACCGAGCGGCTCGCCGCCTCGGACGAGGTCAAGCAGGTCATCGCGATCGACGAGCGGCGCGGCGACTGCGCGGCCGCCCAGTGGCACATCCTCGACGTCCGCGATCCGGCCATCGCGGAGAAGCTGCGTGGCGCCGACGTGGTCGTGCACCTCGCGCTCGACCTCGACCTGGAGACCGACTCCGCCGCCCGGACGGCCTACAACGTCCGGGGGACGCAGACCGTGCTGACGGCCGCCGCGGCGGCCGGCGTCCACCGGGTCGTGCTGTGCACGTCCGCGATGGTCTACGGGGCGCTCCCGGACAACGAGCTGCCGCTGTCGGAGGACGCGGAGCTGCGCGCCACGGCCGAGGCCACCGGCGTCGGCGACCTCCTGGAGATCGAACGGCTGGCCCGGCGTGCCCCTCGGGCGCACCCCGGGCTCAATGTGACGGTGGTCCGCCCCGCCGTCCTCGTCGGCGGCACCGACACCGCGCTGACCAGGTACTTCGAGTCGCCCCGGCTGCTGGTGGTCGCCGGTTCGCGGCCCGCGTGGCAGTTCTGCCACGTCGAGGACCTGTGCGGCGCCCTGGAGTACGCCGTCCTGGAGAAGGTCGACGGCGAACTGGCCGTCGGCTGCGAGGGCTGGCTCGAACAGGAGCAGGTCGAGGAGCTGAGCGGCATCCGGCGCATGGAGCTGCCGTCGGCGGTCGCCCTCGGGGCCGCGGCCCGGCTGCACCGGATCGGTCTGACGCCGTCCCCCGCCGGTGACCTCGCCTACACGATGTACCCCTGGGTGATCAGCGGGAGCAGGCTGCACGACGCGGGCTGGCGGCCCCGGTGGACCAACGAGGAGGTGCTCGCGGAGCTGCTCGCGGAGGTCTCGGGGCGGCACACGGTCGTGGGACGCCGGCTCGGCCGCAAGGACGCGACGGCGGCGGGCGCGGCCGGTGCGACGGTGGCGCTGCTGGGCGCAGCGGCCGTGGTGCGGCGGGCCCGCAAGGCCCGGCGCCGGATCTGA
- a CDS encoding molybdenum cofactor biosynthesis protein MoaE, whose translation MAPTDHPGEQAADDPVKLIAVRESPLSVDEVFRAVGDAAAGGTALFVGTVRNHDGGAGVDRLGYSCHPAAEAEMRRIAEKVVAEYPVRALAAVHRVGDLVVGDLAVVVAVSCPHRGEAFEACRKLIDDLKREVPIWKHQTFSDGTEEWVGAC comes from the coding sequence ATGGCACCCACCGACCATCCCGGCGAGCAGGCCGCCGACGACCCCGTCAAGCTGATCGCCGTCCGCGAGAGCCCGCTCTCCGTCGACGAGGTGTTCCGGGCCGTCGGGGACGCCGCCGCGGGCGGGACCGCGCTGTTCGTGGGCACCGTGCGCAACCACGACGGCGGCGCGGGTGTGGACCGGCTCGGCTACTCCTGCCACCCCGCCGCCGAGGCCGAGATGCGGCGGATCGCCGAGAAGGTCGTCGCCGAGTACCCGGTGCGCGCCCTGGCCGCCGTCCACCGGGTCGGTGACCTCGTCGTCGGGGACCTCGCGGTGGTCGTCGCCGTCTCCTGCCCGCACCGGGGCGAGGCGTTCGAGGCGTGCCGGAAGCTGATCGACGACCTCAAGCGCGAGGTGCCCATCTGGAAGCACCAGACGTTCTCCGACGGCACGGAGGAGTGGGTCGGCGCCTGCTGA